Genomic segment of Truepera radiovictrix DSM 17093:
CCTACAGCTTGCCGTGGGCGCTCTTCGCCGCGGCTCTCGCCGCCGCCGGGCTGATGTACGCCGTCAACCTCTGGCGCGGCAAGCTGCAAGACCCCGTGGTACTGGGCGCTGGCGCGCTCGGCTTCGTCGGGTTTACGCTCGCGCTGAGCGCCGCGTCGCTCAACTGGATCGCCGCGATGCTGCTGGCGATGCTGATTACCGGCGTCGTCGGGATCACCCTCGACCGGGTCGCTTACCGCCCGCTGCGCGGCGCCCCCCGCATCTCGCTCCTTATCACCGCGATCGCCATGTCGTTCTTTTTGCAGAACTTTGGGCTCCTCGCCTTTACCCGCAACCAGACGCCCTACCGGCCGGCGACCTCGTGGACGCAGTTTTTGCAGTTTCCGCTGGCTGGCAACACGGTCTTTACCTCGCGCATGGTGATCCTCATCCCCCTCGTTACGCTCGTCTTGGTCGTGGCGCTGACGCTATTTGTCAACCGCACGCGCCTCGGCAAAGCGATGCGGGCGAGCGCGCAAGACCCCGAAGTCGCGCAGATGATGGGGATCAACGTCAACCGCGTGATCGCCACGACCTTTTTCCTCGGTTCGACGCTCGCGGCGGCGGCCGGGGTGCTGTGGGGGCTCAACTTCGGCTCGCTCAACCAACCCGCCATCTTCGGCCTCCTGCCCGGCCTCAAGGCGTTTGCCGCGGCCGTCATCGGCGGGATCGGCTCGCTGCCGGGGGCGGTGATCGGCGGCCTTCTGCTCGGCTTTTTGGAGAATTTCGTCCCCGCGATGTTCGCCGGCACGACCGAGTTCAAAGACACCTTTGCGTTTTTTCTTCTGATCGTGATCCTGCTGATTCGCCCAAGTGGTATTATCGGTGAAGACCTCTCGGAGAAGGTATGAGCCGCGCCCCTAGCCCTGCCGTTCGCGCCGACGTGCTCGCGACGTCGGCCCTTTCCGGTCGCAAACGCCTGCGCGACGCCCTCCTGACGCTCGTCGGGCTCGCGCTCTTAGCGCTCCTGATCGCTTTTATCGACGCCGAAGGGACGACCCGGTTCAAGCAGGCGTGCGCCCTGTTCGCCATCTGGGGCGTCGCCGCGATCAGCCTCAACTTGATCAACGGCACCACGGGGATCTTGTCGCTGGGGCATCACGGCTTTATGCTGGTTGGCGGTTACACCACGGCGCTCCTGACGCTCCCCGAGATCCGGCGCCAGCAGATCGCCGAGAGCGCGCGGAGCCAGATGAACGACTTTACCTTGGGCCTGAGCCTCAATAACGGCCTAAGGGCGCTCGGGCTCGAGGCCCTCACCACCCCCGAGACGCTCTGGATCCGCTTTCTCATCGCGCTCTTTATCGGCGGTCTGGTCGCCGCGCTCTTCGGGCTCTTGGTTGGCATCCCGAGCTTGCGGCTGCGCGGCGACTACTTGGCCATCGTCACCTTCGGCTTCGGGGAGATTATCCGGCTGCTCGCCTCGACGAGCTTGCTGGGCCCCTTTACCAACGGCTCGCTGGGGTACACGGGGGTGCCCGCGCAGATCGGGCGGAGCCTCTGGTGGACGTTCGGC
This window contains:
- a CDS encoding branched-chain amino acid ABC transporter permease translates to MIGGLLALIIGRVAYLIVGTGNYTLAFFVGALLSALQLGSLYALIALGYTMVYGIIRLINFAHGEVFMVGAFTSFFLFANTPYSLPWALFAAALAAAGLMYAVNLWRGKLQDPVVLGAGALGFVGFTLALSAASLNWIAAMLLAMLITGVVGITLDRVAYRPLRGAPRISLLITAIAMSFFLQNFGLLAFTRNQTPYRPATSWTQFLQFPLAGNTVFTSRMVILIPLVTLVLVVALTLFVNRTRLGKAMRASAQDPEVAQMMGINVNRVIATTFFLGSTLAAAAGVLWGLNFGSLNQPAIFGLLPGLKAFAAAVIGGIGSLPGAVIGGLLLGFLENFVPAMFAGTTEFKDTFAFFLLIVILLIRPSGIIGEDLSEKV